A stretch of the Panicum virgatum strain AP13 chromosome 9N, P.virgatum_v5, whole genome shotgun sequence genome encodes the following:
- the LOC120688341 gene encoding uncharacterized protein LOC120688341 isoform X2: MAMMSRTRDLLMEGFEGLVREGSFKWGLPRREDDDDEGHDGSLSVKRSSIAGLSFKANSVVARCSRILNVSINDLQKNFDEQASESVKNPRNYARNFLEYCCFMALAQISQVAGYLADKNFRRLSFDMMLAWDVPSSSSQHSVKAEVDSTVSLEAFARIAPAIPTIADVVTCSNLFDVLSCSSGGRLPFSVYDKYLSELDRAVKKMKTQSESSLLSNLRSQRGERILEVDGTLTTQPVLEHVGISTWPGRLVLTDHALYFEALRVVTYDKPKAYELAEDVKQAVKPELTGPWGSRLFDKAVMYKSTTLTEPVIIEFPELAGHSRRDYWLAIISEVLYAHRFVRKFDISGVDKDETILKAALGILRLQAIEQLGFPVPNRYESLLMFNLCDKVPGGDFILETLASAISSRTSDRSNQPGTSRGMHAVLSNLGVVSPVNNGERLFVGEMVVGEISSLQKAVFDSMNNYKKVELAQATVDGVKVEGLDTNLAVMKELLSPVSELWRILLLLTSWDEPLKSMVFCFLFSYIIIRGWVVYFMVMVLLFSAVFMFLTRLTNQGKPMSEVKVVSPPPMNTMEQLLAVQNAISKIEELVQDANIVLLKIRALLLAFPSQ; the protein is encoded by the exons ATGGCGATGATGAGCCGGACGCGAGATCTGCTGATGGAGGGGTTCGAGGGGCTGGTGCGGGAGGGGTCGTTCAAGTGGGGCCTCCCCCGccgcgaggacgacgacgatgaggGCCACGACGGCTCGCTCTCCGTCAAGCGCTCCTCAATCGCTGGCCTCTCCTTCAAGGCCAACTCCGTCGTCGCTCGCTGCTCCCG AATTCTTAATGTTTCTATCAACGATCTGCAAAAGAACTTTGATGAGCAAGCATCTGAGTCTGTAAAGAACCCAAGAAACTACGCAAGAAACTTTTTGGAGTACTGCTGCTTCATGGCACTTGCTCAGATCTCACAAGTTGCAGGGTATCTTGCTGACAAAAACTTTCGTCGCCTATCATTTGATATGATGTTAGCTTGGGATGTTCCTTCTTCTTCAAGCCAGCATAGTGTTAAG GCTGAGGTGGACAGCACAGTTAGTTTAGAAGCTTTTGCAAGAATAGCACCTGCCATCCCAACCATTGCTGATGTTGTAACTTGTTCAAATCTCTTCGATGTACTTTCATGTTCAAGCGGAGGCCGTCTTCCATTTTCTGTATATGATAAGTACCTTTCAGAATTGGACAG AGCGGTGAAAAAGATGAAGACACAATCTGAGTCATCACTCCTATCAAACCTCCGGTCTCAGAGAGGAGAAAGGATACTGGAAGTTGATGGAACATTGACAACACAACCAGTACTCGAACATGTGGGTATTTCAACATGGCCAG GAAGATTAGTACTCACAGATCATGCTCTTTACTTTGAAGCTCTTCGAGTTGTTACTTATGATAAGCCCAAAGCTTATGAACTTGCAGAAGATGTAAAGCAGGCAGTTAAACCTGAGCTGACTGGTCCATGGGGTTCACGTCTCTTTGACAAAGCCGTTATGTACAAATCAACAACCTT AACAGAGCCAGTTATCATTGAATTTCCAGAGTTGGCTGGCCATTCCCGTCGTGATTATTGGCTGGCCATCATATCAGAAGTTCTTTATGCCCATAGATTTGTTAGGAAGTTTGACATAAGTGGAGTTGACAAAGACGAAACAATTCTGAAGGCAGCACTTGGTATTCTACGGTTACAAGCCATTGAACAGTTAGGTTTCCCAGTGCCAAATCGATATGAATCTCTTTTGATGTTCAATCTATGTGACAAAGTTCCTGGAGGTGATTTTATACTTGAAACACTAGCCAGTGCTATATCATCAAGAACTTCGGATCGAAGTAACCAACCTGGCACGAGTAGAGGAATGCATGCTGTCTTGTCAAACTTGGGTGTGGTATCACCAGTTAATAATGGCGAGAGATTGTTTGTTGGTGAGATGGTTGTTGGGGAAATTAGTTCCTTGCAGAAGGCCGTTTTTGACTCAATGAACAACTATAAGAAGGTTGAACTGGCCCAAGCTACGGTTGATGGAGTCAAAGTTGAGGGGCTTGATACAAACTTAGCAGTAATGAAG GAATTGTTATCCCCAGTAAGTGAGCTTTGGAGGATTTTGTTATTGCTCACATCATGGGATGAGCCTCTGAAGTCCATGGTGTTTTGCTTTCTATTCTCTTACATTATAATCAG GGGGTGGGTAGTCTATTTTATGGTCATGGTGCTATTGTTTTCAGCAGTTTTTATGTTCCTCACAAGATTAACTAATCAAGGAAAGCCAATGTCTGAGGTCAAGGTGGTATCTCCACCTCCAATGAACACAATGGAGCAGCTCCTAGCTGTTCAAAATGCTATTTCTAAAATCGAGGAGCTCGTCCAGGATGCAAATATTGTTCTTCTGAAGATAAGAGCTCTATTATTGGCTTTTCCATCCCAG TGA
- the LOC120687493 gene encoding uncharacterized protein LOC120687493 produces the protein MRSEVRVVAVVAAFARDLEAGDAAAARGWPAGALSSYAVSKAALNAYSRVLARRHVYAGRGTGTTYACRTDWAEATTQPTATANLGMTRPAQPGPPPSGLRARAHHTPL, from the exons ATGCGGAGCGAGGTGAGGGTGGTCGCGGTGGTGGCCGCGTTCGCGAGGGACCTGGAGGCcggcgatgcggcggcggcgcgcgggtggcCTGCCGGCGCGCTCTCGTCGTACGCGGTGTCCAAGGCGGCGCTGAACGCCTACTCGCGGGTGCTGGCGCGGCGGCATGTCTACGCAG GCCGTGGTACCGGCACCACGTACGCCTGCCGAACCGATTGGGCGGAGGCCACAACCCAGCCCACAGCAACAGCCAACCTCGGCATGACAAGACCGGCGcagccggggccgccgccgagcgggCTGCGGGCGCGCGCTCACCACACGCCGCTGTAA
- the LOC120688342 gene encoding uncharacterized protein LOC120688342, with translation MEHQCPRSSLPRPPPDGAMAPPLLPAGRRGGGAAQAQHCRRRQKVLDIVRQAPDGGRGLLIAETGSRLMAVEEDLIVTPSNCTSLRHGFCSHHYTASAASNIPKLEPIPPSTPTGRTFTWSSSASLP, from the exons ATGGAGCACCAGTGCCCCCGCTCCTCCCTGCCGCGGCCACCCCCAGATGGAGctatggcgccgccgctcctccctgccggacggcgcggaggcggtgcTGCCCAGGCGCAGCACTGTCGGAGACGGCAG AAAGTGCTAGACATTGTCAGACAGGCTCCTGATGGAGGGCGGGGTCTGCTGATAGCCGAAACAGGAAGCAGACTGATGGCCGTGGAGGAGGACCTGATTGTGACTCCATCCAACTGCACAAGCTTG AGGCATGGCTTCTGCTCACACCATTACActgccagtgccgcctccaacaTCCCAAAGCTTGAGCCCATACCTCCATCCACTCCCACAGGAAGGACCTTTACCTGGTCGTCCTCAGCAAGTCTGCCTTGA
- the LOC120688341 gene encoding uncharacterized protein LOC120688341 isoform X1 produces MAMMSRTRDLLMEGFEGLVREGSFKWGLPRREDDDDEGHDGSLSVKRSSIAGLSFKANSVVARCSRILNVSINDLQKNFDEQASESVKNPRNYARNFLEYCCFMALAQISQVAGYLADKNFRRLSFDMMLAWDVPSSSSQHSVKAEVDSTVSLEAFARIAPAIPTIADVVTCSNLFDVLSCSSGGRLPFSVYDKYLSELDRAVKKMKTQSESSLLSNLRSQRGERILEVDGTLTTQPVLEHVGISTWPGRLVLTDHALYFEALRVVTYDKPKAYELAEDVKQAVKPELTGPWGSRLFDKAVMYKSTTLTEPVIIEFPELAGHSRRDYWLAIISEVLYAHRFVRKFDISGVDKDETILKAALGILRLQAIEQLGFPVPNRYESLLMFNLCDKVPGGDFILETLASAISSRTSDRSNQPGTSRGMHAVLSNLGVVSPVNNGERLFVGEMVVGEISSLQKAVFDSMNNYKKVELAQATVDGVKVEGLDTNLAVMKELLSPVSELWRILLLLTSWDEPLKSMVFCFLFSYIIIRGWVVYFMVMVLLFSAVFMFLTRLTNQGKPMSEVKVVSPPPMNTMEQLLAVQNAISKIEELVQDANIVLLKIRALLLAFPSQATDKAIVALVMMALSLAIVPTRVLMLLMFLEVCTNNSPPRRASTERWTRRLREWWFSIPAAPVVVEKETEDKKTR; encoded by the exons ATGGCGATGATGAGCCGGACGCGAGATCTGCTGATGGAGGGGTTCGAGGGGCTGGTGCGGGAGGGGTCGTTCAAGTGGGGCCTCCCCCGccgcgaggacgacgacgatgaggGCCACGACGGCTCGCTCTCCGTCAAGCGCTCCTCAATCGCTGGCCTCTCCTTCAAGGCCAACTCCGTCGTCGCTCGCTGCTCCCG AATTCTTAATGTTTCTATCAACGATCTGCAAAAGAACTTTGATGAGCAAGCATCTGAGTCTGTAAAGAACCCAAGAAACTACGCAAGAAACTTTTTGGAGTACTGCTGCTTCATGGCACTTGCTCAGATCTCACAAGTTGCAGGGTATCTTGCTGACAAAAACTTTCGTCGCCTATCATTTGATATGATGTTAGCTTGGGATGTTCCTTCTTCTTCAAGCCAGCATAGTGTTAAG GCTGAGGTGGACAGCACAGTTAGTTTAGAAGCTTTTGCAAGAATAGCACCTGCCATCCCAACCATTGCTGATGTTGTAACTTGTTCAAATCTCTTCGATGTACTTTCATGTTCAAGCGGAGGCCGTCTTCCATTTTCTGTATATGATAAGTACCTTTCAGAATTGGACAG AGCGGTGAAAAAGATGAAGACACAATCTGAGTCATCACTCCTATCAAACCTCCGGTCTCAGAGAGGAGAAAGGATACTGGAAGTTGATGGAACATTGACAACACAACCAGTACTCGAACATGTGGGTATTTCAACATGGCCAG GAAGATTAGTACTCACAGATCATGCTCTTTACTTTGAAGCTCTTCGAGTTGTTACTTATGATAAGCCCAAAGCTTATGAACTTGCAGAAGATGTAAAGCAGGCAGTTAAACCTGAGCTGACTGGTCCATGGGGTTCACGTCTCTTTGACAAAGCCGTTATGTACAAATCAACAACCTT AACAGAGCCAGTTATCATTGAATTTCCAGAGTTGGCTGGCCATTCCCGTCGTGATTATTGGCTGGCCATCATATCAGAAGTTCTTTATGCCCATAGATTTGTTAGGAAGTTTGACATAAGTGGAGTTGACAAAGACGAAACAATTCTGAAGGCAGCACTTGGTATTCTACGGTTACAAGCCATTGAACAGTTAGGTTTCCCAGTGCCAAATCGATATGAATCTCTTTTGATGTTCAATCTATGTGACAAAGTTCCTGGAGGTGATTTTATACTTGAAACACTAGCCAGTGCTATATCATCAAGAACTTCGGATCGAAGTAACCAACCTGGCACGAGTAGAGGAATGCATGCTGTCTTGTCAAACTTGGGTGTGGTATCACCAGTTAATAATGGCGAGAGATTGTTTGTTGGTGAGATGGTTGTTGGGGAAATTAGTTCCTTGCAGAAGGCCGTTTTTGACTCAATGAACAACTATAAGAAGGTTGAACTGGCCCAAGCTACGGTTGATGGAGTCAAAGTTGAGGGGCTTGATACAAACTTAGCAGTAATGAAG GAATTGTTATCCCCAGTAAGTGAGCTTTGGAGGATTTTGTTATTGCTCACATCATGGGATGAGCCTCTGAAGTCCATGGTGTTTTGCTTTCTATTCTCTTACATTATAATCAG GGGGTGGGTAGTCTATTTTATGGTCATGGTGCTATTGTTTTCAGCAGTTTTTATGTTCCTCACAAGATTAACTAATCAAGGAAAGCCAATGTCTGAGGTCAAGGTGGTATCTCCACCTCCAATGAACACAATGGAGCAGCTCCTAGCTGTTCAAAATGCTATTTCTAAAATCGAGGAGCTCGTCCAGGATGCAAATATTGTTCTTCTGAAGATAAGAGCTCTATTATTGGCTTTTCCATCCCAG GCGACGGATAAAGCTATTGTTGCATTGGTAATGATGGCCTTGAGCCTTGCCATCGTGCCCACAAGAGTGCTTATGCTGCTGATGTTTCTGGAGGTGTGCACTAACAACTCACCACCACGAAGAGCAAGCACAGAACGGTGGACCAGAAGGTTGAGAGAGTGGTGGTTCAGCATACCTGCAGCTCCAGTAGTGGTAGAGAAGGAGAcagaagacaagaaaacaagatGA